AAGAATCTGGGATCAGCAGTGCAAGGCTGGTGAAGCACTTGAGAAAGCAGGTCCCTTCTCCCCAGCTGCTCCACCATCCTCAGCATAGTCACAAATGGCTGCCCTATCTCAGCACTGCATCATCACCATCTGGACCAGTGGGAAGGCAGGTTAAAGGCAGAAAGCTTAtactggcctttttttttttttttttttaaacttatcagGAAGAAAGTAGTTTTCCATTAGACAATTTTTGGCCAGTGGAGGACTGGATGCTCACCAAActtttggaattattttaaattaaattgttacctcccactcccaccccaagtAAATTTATGATTCTGTTAGCAAGAAAGAACAGGAGAAACTGGTAATATCTAGCCCATTAGATTAAATGAATTGTCatactttgtattttaaattttgctgttAGACACCTTTCTACAAATGTGTTTATCATCCCCATGCCTTTGAAAGCTCACCATCAGACAAATCACAACTAAATTATCTCTGTTTCTCAActtatttgattttttgaaaagaaaggatAACTTAGGATACATCTACTTGAATGACTGCGTCGTCAGTACTACTGCAAGCACTTCACAAAAAAGTGTCCAAATGACTAACATTTGAAAGAGATGCTCACCATTTGCCATTAGGAATATGCAGATTAAAGCCATAATAAATTGCCATTACATACccagtaaaatgtttaaaattaaaaagatataataccaaatgttggtgaagatgtggagtaACTGAAACTTTCATACATTGCTAGTACCGGGATAAAACCTCTTCAGAATGTTGTTGCAGAGTTTCTAGTGACCTTAAACCTATGAGCAGTCCTGTTCCTAGGAATGTGCTCACCAAAACACATGCACAGAAAAGTTcatattcataatagcaaaaaccTAGGAACTAACCCAATGCACACTGACAGtgtaaggaataaataaattatgatatagtCACATAATGGCATACAGCAGCGAGAATGAGCAAACTACAATTACATGCAAAAATATGGATGACTTTCACGAACATTTgagggaaagaagccagaaagAGTCACaaaaaaggacctactgtgtaagTAGACTTTTATCTAAAGTTCAGAAATAGGCAAAATTATCCTGAGTTCTGAAAAGTCATGAAAGTAGTTAAAATCCTGAGAAAAGAGTAGTACTTCACATGAGCAAGAAgagcattcttgggcttctgaTATTATCCTGTTTCTTGATCTAGGTGTGGGTTAACCGGTTGAGTTCACTTGGTGAAAATCATCATGGTATGCATTTATGATCGGTTCTCTTTTCTGTATGTATCTTATACTGGAGTAAACAAGTGAAAAAACTATAATCATACACTGCTATTATAATGAAGGTTTCCAGTCTTTTGTCTAAGGCCAATTCTTCTCCCTGTACTTAAAGGCACTCATTCCATCTATGGATTTTGGGATGTTATTTATGAAGTTAAGAATCATCACAGCACTAGGTGTTTCTTTTTACACTGAAAAatgaagtgtagttgacttataatgttgtgatagttttagataTACAGCAGtgattctgatatatatatacacatatatgatatatatgtacacatatataacatacttttcaagattcttttccatttatagatTATTAtgaaatactgaatatagtttcctgtgctatacagtaggattttgtctattttatatacagcggtgtgtatctgttaagcccaaattcccaatttatccctttcccccttttggtaaccataaatttgttttctatgtctgcttctatttctgtttcataaataagtccTTTCCTATCATTTTTGGGATTCCATATATGTCATATCACATATTTGAGTACCTTCCAACCCTTCTCTTATTTCATCTCTAACTTTTGCTACTTTTGTCCATTTCTACCATTTGGAGAAGCTCTTCCTTGTGCATTTATGATTTACTGGCTTCTGAGTCCCCACCTAACTTCTCTGGCCATTCATTCTGTTTTCACGGTGAATGTCTCTTCCTTTACTCATTTCTGAATGCTATCTTGAGCCCAGACTTCTCTTTTGAACTGCAGAGCTCTATATCTCACTGCCAAGCAACATTTTCACTAAAAGTCAACTAAGCGTAACATCTCCCCTGTGTTGTTCAACTTTCCATATTCTTTGTCTCAGTAAATAGCACCAAGCAGTACCCAAGCTGGAAACCTATGTTCAATTTATAGTTATTgaatgaaacacagaaaatgtaaaattatgagTATGACTTTTACTTCTGGCATCACAGTGGACTAGATATTGTGAGGGAACCATCCAGCTGCAAAACAACTAGATCTGGATCGAAAACATTTCTTGATGTTTTGCTTGgttctcagaaattaaaaaaatcttcaaagacCCCTTTTCATACCAAATGAGAAATTAGAGCAGGGATCTTCATGCATGCTGGAGAGATGCAGTTGGTCTGAGTGCAAATGCCAACAGCAGCTATGTGTGAGGAggtgtcagtaatgcctaacgcggctcaggagccacgttaggcattactgacaaggAGGTGAATCTGATACTCCTGCATTTAGGAGACACCTGCATATAGGGGACAACAGAGAGAGGTTTAAAGTGGCCCCAGGTTTCTAGCACTCCTGGACACACAGCAGAAGCAGATACAAATTATCTTTGAAAGGAACTGTCCTCTAGTTAAGCCATTAGGATTCCCACTTATTTAAGATCCAGGAAATATAAATTCATAATCTAAGATCACCAGGTACACAGGAGGCAAGCTACTATGTGTGAGAGAAAAACGAACACAACTTCTTTAGATACTGAAATTGTTATGTACAGAGTACAGAGTAACGAGGTAAGAAATGCTTAAAGAAGTAAAGTATGGAGCCACAAAGTTGGGCAAGGGTGAGACCACCAGGAATAATGAGAAAGATCTGTGTGACaataaaatagaatttctaaaaataaaaaccatggaTTTTTAGGAATTACATAGCTCAATCTAGGGGTCTAATAACAGGTGAAACATCGTCAAACAGTGAATTGGAACATTTGGCAGAAGAAATTTCCCAGAATGCAGCATAGAGAGGtaagaagatgaaaaatataaaacaagctaagagatatggagaaaagaagaggaaaaagaaacatttattttgaatccaaaaagaagagagaactgGGAAAAGGAATAATTGAAGGGGTGATgattgagaattttccacaagtGATCACAGATATAAATCTAtttttccaagtaaaataaaaccaGGCATAAATACATCATTGTGGAACAGCAAAGACAAAAGGAtccaaaaagcagagaaaaaggacAGATCATAAGTACAGCAGCAAtgatgaaaatcagaaagaaagaaagaatagcatCTTAAAGGTGTCAGTCTTGCATTGTAGAtccaatctatttttttttaagaatgaaagtGATATAAGgacattttcagataaacaaaaataatttcccATCAAGGGACATCCACTAAAAGaacttcaaaatatttactttaaaagaagaaaaggatcaTAAAATGATGGTCTGAAATATGAGAAGCAATGGCAAGTGAATAAAACAGGTAACATATAAATGTACATGAATATCtgtggaacatttcatgcaaagatgggcacgataaaggacagaaacggtatggacctcacagaagcaaaaaatattaacaagaggtggcaacaatacacagaagaactatgcaaaaaagatcttcatgacccagataaccacgatgctgtgatcactcacctagagccagataccctggagttcgaagtcaagtgggcctcaggaagcatcactgtgaacaaaactagtggagatgaaggaatttcagctgagctatttctaaattctaaaagatgatgctgttaaagtactgcactcattatgccagcaaatttggaaaactcagcagtggccacaggactggaaaaggtcagttttcattcaatcccaaagaaagacaatgccaaaaaatgttcaaactactgcacaattgcactcatctcacacactagtaaagtaatgctcaaaattctccaagcgaggcttcaacagtgaaccataaacttccagatgtttaagctggatttagaaaaggcagaggaaccagaaatcaaattgccaacatctgttggatcattgaaaaagcaagaaagttccaggaaaatatctacttctgctttattgactatgccaaagcttttgactgtgtggatcacaacaaactggaaaattcttcaagagatgggaataccagaccacctgacctgcctcctgagaaatctgtatggagatcaagaagcaacagaaacggacgtggaacagcagactggttccaaattgggaaatgaatacatcaaggctgaatactgtcaccctacttatttaacttctatgcagagtacatcatgtgaaatgctgggctggatgaagcacaagctggaatcaagattgctggaagaaatatcaataacctcagatatgcagatgactccacccttatggcagaaatcaaagaggaactgaagagcctcttgatgaaagtgaaagaggagagtgaaaaagctggcttaaaactcaacattcaaaaaatgaatatcatggcattcagtcccattccttcatggcaaatagatggggaaacaatggaaacagagagagagtttattttcttgggctccgaaatcactgcagatggtgattgcagccatgaaattaaaagatgcttgctccttggaagaaaagctatgaccaaccaggatagcatattaaaaagcagagatattacttgctaaccaaggtccatctagttaaagctttttccagaagtcatatatggatgtgagagatggaccataaagaaagctgagtaccgaagaactgtcaattttgaactgtggagttggagaagactcttgagagtcccttggactgcaaggagatccaaccagtccatcctaaaggaaatcagtcctgaatattcattggaaggactgatgctgaagctgaagctccaatactttggccacctgatgggaaaactgactctttagaaaagaccccaatgctgggaaagattgaaggcaggaggagaaggggacgacagagaatgagatggctggatggcatcactgacttgatggacatgagtttgagcaagctccaggagttggtgatgggacagggaagcctggcatgctgcagcccatggggtcacaaagagtcagacatgactgagtgactgaattgaactgaagcatGTGTGTAAAATAATAGTATTATGAAGAGGGGTGACCAGACTTAAAGTGTTTTAAGGTCCTTGGATTATCTGGTTGGAGGgtgtaataaattatttaatttaaagttttattctaTTAAATATGCATGGTAAAATTTCAGTGTAAcactaaaagaatagaaaatgaaCATATGAGTTCCacatgaataaaaaaattaaatagtatacATATTagacaaaaagataaaatgtagcTAAGTGAATATAAAAGGAGACATTAAAATTTAAGGACAGAGAAAGTGAGAGTAAgagatggagaggaaggaggagggaggaccaggaggaagagaaagaaggagagggaggcaaaagggaggtgggagagaggagggagataaGGATATATtagataaatatcaataaatggagagcaggggacttccctggtggcccagtggttaggattctgactGCCAATGCACTGGACATGGGTTGGAGCCCTGATCTGGAACGATCACTCATGCCACaaagcaattaagcctgtgtgctacaactactgagctcgcACCTTAGAGCCTGCGCACCTGAGCTTGCCTGTACTGTGCAACGAGAAGTCACTGccgtgagaagcctgcacaccacaactagagtagcagccccctccccaactacagaaagcccacgcacagcagcaaagacccagtacagtcaaaaataaaatttaaaaacaaaaaagaaagcgtAACATAGTTTAATAGCTGACAAAATAGACTTTACccctgacatgacttagtgactaaataacaatatataactaaatcattttgctgtataccagaaactaacacaacattgtaaatcaattatacttcaattaaaaaagattttacaACAAAAAACAATACTGGTAATAAAGAAGGccattgtgctcagttgtgtctgactcttttgaaaccccatgaactgtagcccacccaggcttctctgtccatggaattttccaggcaagaatactggagtgggttgccacttcctcctccaggggatcttcccaacccaggaatcaaacccacatctcttatgtctcctgaactggcaggtagatactttaccgctagcactacctgggaagccctaaagaggGATATTACTCGAAAATTCAatttatcagaaagaaaatatactgTTAACTTGTATTAAATAACCTAAAGCtagtaaaaaaaattcatagtttCAGGGTAAAATTGACAAATCCAGAATTGTAGGTACTCCTTGTTCTTAACcgtaaaaatcataaataaaacaagtgaatagatttaaaagataacatttgTATTGCTTGTGGCATTAATGGTGCTTTTGCTCCATTTTCTGAACTTTCTTGATTGTTGTgactattttataattaaaacacCTTTGAAGAAAACCAAGTGTAGAAGTCAAAATCTTAATTGAGGACTTGAGGTGGGTCTAGTTATTATTATTAGAGTTTTACTGTATTGGGGTTAGTTCTCTAGCTCTTACCCCAGTGTTtatcagattcagttcagttcagtcactcagtcatatccgactctttgcaaccccatggactgcagcacaccaggcctccctgtccatcaccaactcccagagttgactcaaactcatgtccattgagtcggtgatgccatccaaccatctcatcctctgtcgtccccttctcctcccgcctttcatctttcccagcgCTTTTAAtatttcccagtgtcagggtattttcaaatgagtcagttcttcacatcaggtggccaaagtattggagtttcagcttcaggatcagtccttccaatgaatattcaggactgatttcctttaggatggactggttggatctccttgctgtccaaggcactctcagagtctttgccaacaccacagttatcAGGTTGGATACATCTTAATTTCAACTTGTTTGTGTTTTGCTAAAATGTCAAATGACTTTTTACATGTGGACATAAATGGCTCAGGCACTCCTTGACTGTACATTAAATATGACTTACCACAGTTATTATTACTTATTCTTAttctaaataagaataaatattttggaaacaaTGAATAATAATGCATTCCGCATTTAAATATGCTACAACTGATTGTTATTAGCTACTTCTGGATATCTGTTTCAACAAGAgcggttttatttttctttggttctGCCCAGACATCACTATTATCAATTTCCCAgaataaaagcagagaaagataaaaattggTACTTTTTCTCATATTGATACTCTCTTGGACTTATATTGCAATTCTTAAAACAGTGTTCAACATCTACTTATGCCTTTTGAAACATCTTGTGATAAGCAACAGTTAAATGAAATAGGAACAGATCACTgtatacaaatagaaaataaggcACCCATGCTCTGAGGCTTGTTCTCAAGAAAAAGGGCATTAGGAGTCTTTTATTATAATACCAAAAAGAGACAGTAAATAGACTCTTCGAATGCATCATCTCAAAATCTAAACTGTAAAACCTGTATTATAcaagtttatttttcatagttctactttattttttatttttattctccaggggtcaggaagatcccctggaggaggaattctGTGTGCAATACTGGGATAGAAATGACAccgtttgaaaaataaaatagtaattttagatttgtattttgaaaaatattaaaaaataagaattttaaattcttttgttttaCCCCATGTGTTTTAGAATCTTTTGAGAATTGAATATGCAGAATATTCACTTGACTTAATTCTTTTGCTGTTTAGACAATAAAAGAACAAGAATTATTTGCATTGCTTTGCTATATGAAGAAAATAGTgtaaaaattaaatcttaaaaacTTCAAATAAAACTTCATTGTAGATTAATAAATAAGTCAATTTCAACTTCaaactatcattttatttttcttttttcgttAACCTTTGTTTACTGTTTAAATTTACTGAATTACAATCTGTATAATGAGCACAAATAAGTGTACAGCTTAACGAATTCTTACATTGGCACCGTGCTACCAGCAGTGTATCATTAACTTTGAGGCTGATAAACTGGTAAAACTGCAGGATTAAAACCATCAACGAccaccatacacacaaaaaaagtagtAAACAAGAGTAAGTGTAACTAAATCAGGTGGGCGGcacatttacaaaaatgaaacaagTTTGGCACACATTTTGTAGCACATAAGTTCTATGTATCATCAGAACCTGAGAGAATTCATTATCTCAGTCTGATAGGAGCCTGACTTGGGAGTTCGCTTACGGTGATTTCCCCTCTTTGCCGGTTAAGAGTTGTACATTTCAAAGCAAACATCAGACAAAATACAAAACGTCAGAACCAATTAGATTACGTAGCAACgttttttatcttctttcctGAGCAACATATGTGGAATCCTCCTTGTCAATAATTGTGACCTTACATGATAACTTTAAAGTTGAAAATCAACTTTTTCAAAAACGCTCTGAGATGCTCTCTTCCCTTCATTGACAGGTCGTTTAGTTCATTTAAAATCGAAATCGTGGGACGTCTCCTTATCCTTTGCATAGTCATAACGCCCAGCGGTTACTAAAGACCACGCAATATTCACAGGGACTCTACCCATGTTTTACCACCTAAATACGAGCCATTCTCCGATCTGGGTCCCGAAATTAGTTTAGCTTTTGAGAGTAGAAATAGTAATATGTTCATACAACGAACCCattcttagatttttaaattcttatatatTCAGATTTCTTCGACCCACCAGTAACATTCCCAGTTACCAACCAATAGTTTTACATTGCTCGCTATTTGTTTCCTTCGGAATTTACGAGCAATTTAGCCGCTTTAAGACAGGGGAAGAGAGGCTCTTCCTGTCAAGGAACCCACACAATGAGAGGCCTTTGGTACCCAAATGAAGCAACAATGAAAGACCGGCAAAGCTCAGAAATGTTCCTGAAAGCCAAGAATGCCACTCTGATTTCAGATTGCCGGAGCGCGCCCGCCTGGTAGCGTTTGTGGCCGAGAGGTCCAGAGAAGAGGGTTCCACTGAGGATGCCTAAGATGACAGTGGCCGACTCTGCTACCCGCCTGCCCGGACCACAAAGAGGAGTTAACGCTCCGCATCCCGTCACCAGGGCAACTCTGCAATCCGACACCAAGGCGCAAGATTCCGCATCCCGAGCCGCCGGCCGCAGGACCCAGGCGTTTCACCGCCCGGACGCGGGGACTCCGAGGCGCCCCAGACGCCGCCGTCCCCGGGGTACCGAGTGCGACTAGGGAGACGCCCTCTCCGCAGGCCCGGGGTCCGAGGCTCAGCCACCCTCAGCAAGCCGCCTCACTCAGACCTCGCCGGCCGCACGTGGCGCCGTGATTGCCCCGGGCAGTATCCCTCCGCGCCCGCGCCCCCGCTCAGTCTCCCCCTCCCTTCTCGGGACCCTCAGAGTCAGGGCGCCGCGGAAGGATCGcacgcacgcgcgcgcgcacgccCCGCCGGAACGCGGAGAGCTAAGGGAGCCACGGTGAAGAGTAGTCTCCAGCGCCGTCGCCGGCACAGCCGCTCCGCAGCCTGCCGCCGCTAGTTAATCAGCCCCGCGGTCGCGGGCGGGAGGGCGGCCGGGCCGGGCGCGCTCCGCGGCTTGTCCCTCACCGCCGTCCCCGCGTCCTCCCTCCGCAGCTCCTCGGGGAGGGGGGCGGTCGGTGCTTGCGCAGAGCCGCCTCCtctccgcccccgccccgcctccccccgcgccgccgccgccgcccgcgaccgccgccgccgctgcgccTGCTGCTCCTTGCCGTCCCCGCTGCAGTGCGAAGGGCTCGAAGATGGCCGGTTGGCAGAGCTACGTGGATAACCTGATGTGCGATGGCTGCTGCCAGGAGGCCGCCATTGTCGGCTACTGCGACGCCAAATACGTCTGGGCAGCCACGGCCGGGGGCGTCTTCCAGAGCATTACGGTGAGGACCGGCGGGGACCTGGGTTCCCGGCCCCGGACCCATGCGGGGCCAGCCGTGGGGACGCCGCAGCGCGGGGCCGGACTCGGGCAGGGCCGCGCCGGCAGGTGTGACGGGCGGCGGGCGCCGAGGATGCGGCTACCGGGCGGGCGGAGAGGCCGAGGCCCGGGGACGCCCCCTCGCCGGGGCTGCGCTGAGTggcgggggcggcggccgggCTCGCCGGCGTTCCCAGTGCTTGTCCGgatgaggctgggggagggggcacgcACCGGTTCGTGGGTGGGGGGCCTTTTCCCCACTCTCGCCCCCGCCCCGGGGTCCCCTGGAAGCCCTGGGGTTTGCTTTGTACGTTCCCGGGTGGAAGCGGGGACTGGAGGAGCCGGGCTGGGGCGCGGGTCCTCGGGTGGCCGAGCCGCCCCTAGCTCCGGTGACGGCGCGCCGCCCGCGCCGCGAGCTGTGGGAGGCGGCGGCTGCCCGGCCCCCAGGATCCTCGCGGCCACTTGGCGTAGATTTGCCGGTGTCCAGGCCTCTTGGGCTTGCGAGAAATGAACGCAGACAACGTAGGTGGATTCGTGAATCTCTGGctccataggattttttttttttttaaattctccaagATGGCGATCTGCCATTGATTTCTTTCCTATGGAGATTCATCGATATACCGTTATCCCCAATTACGCAACAGAGCTCTAAAAAAAGGGGGTGCTTGGGGCTTTCAGTAATCTGCGAAGACCGAGGGGATGCTTCAGTTCTCCAAGTCCCTCCCTCTAGTGATCTTCGTAAGGGAACTAGTGCAGATTAATGTTCCCGGCGCCTGATTTTCTTGTGACTTGGTGGTTTGACTCGGTTGCCACATGTTTGGGGAATAATTGTCAATAAGCCCTCCAGTGCTGCTTTATTGTTTTGTCTCTTTTTGCACAAGGATCTAAAATGGTGACATTATATCAAATACAGGAACATTCTCTTAATTTCCTAAGCTTCACGCCCCCTTCCTATCAAATGCCAAAATTCAGGCCCCTTACTATGGGTGCTACTAATTATTCTTGTACTACTTAACATGGTTTGAGGTCTAACTGTGTAGAACTCCTTATCCAGGTACTTTCAGGCTCTCTGTTGCCGCAGTGGACTACAATTCTTACAGAGAATTGGCGTCTGGCGATCAACTTTTTTCCTGCAGTCCTCTTGTCTTTGTGTGTGAGTTCCCGCTGTCTGGCTGGGAAGATTGCGGGAGTGTGCTTGGAAATGGCTGGGGCCTGCTATGACTCTGCAGTTCTGATGGGGGCGACGCCTTCCTTCTTATTCATGGAATGTTAGAATGCACGTTTTCTCCTTTCCGGTTCTGGTCTCTACCTCAGTTTCTTTCCCACTCTCCctccattttctctgttcttttatgGTTGCCTATTGCAGTGCTACAGACAGAATCCTCTTTGCATTTGCCCAGAAAGAAAACTGATTactgaggagggaggggaaggaaagtTGGAGAGGGAGTAGCGGCTAAAATAAAAGAGGAGGGAAATATGAATTTGGGGATGCACTGAGATTCAGGGCTTGAAGTTCGTACTAGAGGGGGTTTGTCAAGCTATTTGAAGCAGAGTAGATGTAAACAGATCTGCCAAGCATGGACTTTGTTTCAGGAGACTTTCAAACAACTTTAAGTTTGATATGACAAGACTGTTACGTGACTGTGATAGATTAGattttgttgaaagtttttaGGTGAATTTTTACCATTACATAAGCACTTCGTGTACCACCTGACTTGAAACAAGTTTATAAATAACTCTTAAGTTTGTAGTTTATCTAGTGTCATCTACCAACTGGAGATTCTTTGCATAGACTGGGCTTAGTTAACAGACCACTCTCTTTAACTGTGAAATTAACTGACTGATATAAAATGTCATCCTGATATAAAATGTCATCCCGTAAGATTAAGTAGTTTTTTAGAAACGACTGAAACTTGGTTTTACATGAATGAAATGTGGATGTCTCGTAGTGGTAGTACAAACCTGCCACTTTGCCTGTTACACCAAGACAAGAAATTAACtacaactttttgttttgttttctctctctctcttttttttttgtggttgggggtgggggcagccagtAGAAATAGATATGATTGTAGGAAAAGACCGGGAAGGTTTCTTTACCAATGGTTTGACTCTTGGCGCAAAGAAGTGCTCAGTGATCAGAGATAGCCTATACGTGGACGGTGACTGCACAATGGACATCCGGACAAAGAGTCAAGGTGGGGAGCCAACGTACAACGTGGCCGTGGGCAGAGCTGGTAGAGGTGAGTACAGCACGCTTTTGGTTAATCGTTGCAAGTCACATTATAACTTATTAAGCAGTTTCTTTAACATTTTGAATAAAGTGTTAGTCCATAATGGCTATTAAGGTGGTTTTTGTGAACTGCCCAGCACTGAAGGAGGCACTGCTTTAGATTCACTTACTCTACAGCCGCTGCATATACAGCCTCACCTCTGACATCCTGACTTAATGCTGAAATAGAATATTAATAGCAGCTCTTCAGTTCCAACTTTAGTAAACTGAAAATCTAAATTTGTCTCTtctgtatgtataactgaaccactttacacttgaaattaacattgttaatcaactatactttaaaataaaaagttaaataaaatcacTTTGTCTCCTCAACTGCTATTCAGATTGTTAAATCATTCAAATTGGTTATTTTAGTCCCTCTGGGTTTTTGACTTTTgaatgtcttccttttctttcttgctcaCATTTTAGTCATTCACTATTcagcataaaaaatgaaaaattaatactgGCTTCCATTTCTATTAGAAACATTgctggagaagagagaaataattAGAATGAGGGTTTTGGAGTAAGTTTTgcacttattaaatattttcaaagactaTATGTGcctgatttatttgaaaaataggaaactatatttcatttatatactgATCCAGAACTTCTTGTGTTTCCTGACTATCATCAACATTGCAGAAATTCTTACTGTACTAAATAAGTCTCACTTTTttgaaagaaactttaaaagttGAGATTTATTATGACATCTAATTGGTTTACAAATACACTTAAGTGTGTTAACCtgtgaaaatgttttgtaaataaagaagGCTGGTATAGCCTAATAGAGCAGATTTGGCCCATCTAATGTTAAGACCAAATCTACCATGTGAAGAAACTTGAAGCCACTGTTAGCTGCAGTGGGCCTACCAGCTGGAGTGCCTAAAGGTTCCTCCTGTTCTGCTGTGCATTGCTACATATGAGTATTTCTCTGTAGGAAAATTAGA
The sequence above is a segment of the Bos mutus isolate GX-2022 chromosome 1, NWIPB_WYAK_1.1, whole genome shotgun sequence genome. Coding sequences within it:
- the PFN2 gene encoding profilin-2 isoform X1; the encoded protein is MAGWQSYVDNLMCDGCCQEAAIVGYCDAKYVWAATAGGVFQSITPVEIDMIVGKDREGFFTNGLTLGAKKCSVIRDSLYVDGDCTMDIRTKSQGGEPTYNVAVGRAGRVLVFVMGKEGVHGGGLNKKAYSMAKYLRDSGF
- the PFN2 gene encoding profilin-2 isoform X2 is translated as MAGWQSYVDNLMCDGCCQEAAIVGYCDAKYVWAATAGGVFQSITPVEIDMIVGKDREGFFTNGLTLGAKKCSVIRDSLYVDGDCTMDIRTKSQGGEPTYNVAVGRAGRALVIVMGKEGVHGGTLNKKAYELALYLRRSDV